In Trichomycterus rosablanca isolate fTriRos1 chromosome 4, fTriRos1.hap1, whole genome shotgun sequence, one DNA window encodes the following:
- the zgc:194930 gene encoding uncharacterized protein zgc:194930 — MGCRCCRMVNGYVNDPAGASEDINGIKQDPSTSSLVSSYRGHRFSVDGINEKEGFHNFGYTSSSQSDIDNNHINKAKSNQPSGSEPSLYILQPDGGDSATLPSAPPLCNELMLGTEPGNCSDRFRDSGLGNGGLTDRTDGSDGYLCGQEERAGSAGDTADEESVISVDIHTSSTSLSSSDTKLVIDDRDEGDESFSQTKKKNEDSVSITDSMVEEALAALEAATAGEEFE, encoded by the coding sequence TTACGTTAATGACCCCGCCGGAGCCTCCGAAGACATCAATGGAATCAAGCAGGATCCTTCCACTAGCTCATTAGTCTCTTCCTACCGAGGACACCGATTCTCAGTGGATGGAATTAACGAGAAGGAAGGCTTCCATAATTTTGGCTACACCAGCAGTAGCCAATCTGACATTGACAACAATCACATAAACAAGGCTAAATCAAACCAGCCATCAGGAAGTGAGCCTAGCCTATATATTCTACAACCAGATGGAGGAGATTCAGCCACTCTTCCTAGCGCTCCACCATTATGTAACGAATTGATGCTGGGCACAGAACCTGGAAATTGTTCTGATAGGTTTCGAGACTCAGGCCTGGGAAACGGTGGCCTAACAGATAGGACTGATGGATCGGACGGGTACCTGTGCGGACAGGAAGAGAGAGCGGGGTCTGCCGGAGACACAGCCGACGAGGAGAGCGTCATCTCGGTGGACATCCACACCAGCAGCACCAGCCTATCTTCATCTGATACCAAGCTCGTGATAGACGACAGAGATGAGGGGGATGAATCATTCTCACAGACGAAAAAGAAAAACGAGGACAGTGTAAGCATCACAGACTCTATGGTGGAAGAAGCACTCGCAGCTTTGGAGGCTGCCACTGCCGGAGAGGAGTTTGAATAA